Part of the Kryptolebias marmoratus isolate JLee-2015 linkage group LG20, ASM164957v2, whole genome shotgun sequence genome, CATGTTAATGATGGAATCGCTGCAGAAGATTTCTGCCATCGAGGACGAAGACGAGCAGAGGGCGAGTCTGACTGATTTGCAAAGCAGAGCATCTTCTCAGTTCAGGGAGCGCTGGAAGGATTTCCAGCTTCTCAGGGAAAGGCTGGAGAGTGAACCCCTTTCCCCCAGAGTTTCAGAGACTGAGTTTGCACTGGATGTTGTCTCTGAAGGTGGGGATCTGTTTGAGGATCAGCAGCTGGGCATTGACGAGCTGATGGAGGAGCTGAACATGCCGCAAGACCTCCGAGAGGAAATCGCTTCAACAATCCAACACACCAAAAGCTTTTACCCTGTCGAGGAGAGCACCTTTGTTGAGACAATTAAAAGCTTGTCAGACTCTGAGGAAGATGTGGAGCAATTTATTAGTGAATacaaagatgaaacaaaactttcaCCAGAGCTTGAAAGTGCAGCTGAGAacataaatgagacaaaacGGGAAAACAGTGAACCAGATGAAGCTCAGGAGTTCCACACTGAGGAAGATGAGCCATTGAAGTATGAGGAAGATGAGGTGGAAGAGATTGTAAAGATTAAGGATTATCAAGATACAAAAAGCATACATGCTGATGAAAAGatagaaaaagaagaatcaaAACGGGAAGAGGATGAAGTTGGGGTGGATATAGAGAAGGAAGAAAAGGGTGAGAAGCAGGAAGAATGGGAGGAAGAGAAATCAAGTGACTGGGAGTCTGTTGAGAAAGTAGAGGAAGGGACAGAGGAAGATATGACAGGGGATGAAGAGATCATAAAAGACAGATTAGAAGAACTAAATAAAGAAGGACCTGGGGAAAAAGATGAGAGATTAGTGGAtgaggaaacaggaaatgaagatACAGATGAGAGAGAGGGGACTGATGTGACAATGGAAGAAGACAGTGAGGAAAAGGATCaagatgaagaagatgaaacaGAAACCATAACTGATGAAGGGCAAGAGAAAGGAGGTAGTAGCGAGGAGGTCGAGGAAAACAGTGAGGAAGGGGAACAGGATGAGGCAGAGACGTTAATTAATGAAAGAGaggaaaaggaaggaaaagatTCTTGTAGTGAGGATGTAGAGGAGGAAGAACACAGTGCAGAAGAAGAAcctgaagaggatgaagagtATAGGGCAGAAGCTTTTATTAATGAGAGGGAGTCAGAGGAAGGAGAAGATTCTTGTTGTGAAGATGTAGAGGAAGAAGAACACAGTGCAGAAGAAGAACCTGATCAAGAGCAAAGATACCATGAAGGTGATAGGGTAGAAACTTTAACTAATGAgagggaagaagaggaaggagaaGATTCTTGTTGTGAGGATataaaggaggaagaaaacagtGTTGGAAAATGTGAAGAGAAACAAGTATGCAATGAAGATGATAAGGCAGAAACTATATCTAATGAGAGGGAAGGGGAAGAGGAAAGGTATTTTATTGAGGAAGCAAAGGAGGAAATGCAAGAAGTCACTGAGGGAATGAGAAAAGTTGTAGATGAGAAACATGAAGATGAAAACACAGAGGAGTACAGAGAAACAGATGAGGATGTTGTAGAGGAAGCCATTGAGGAGAGAAATACAAAATCTGAGGATGACGttgagggaaaagaaaaaggagaaagaaggcCAAAGGGAGTCAGTGAGGAGAACAGTactgaggatgaggaagaagggagtgaacaaaaagaagaaaatgatacTGAGATCAACacagatgaagaaaaatgtgatCAGGTTGAAGATGACAGGAATGTTCTAGAGAAAGAatcagcagaagaagaggaatTAAATAAGCTTGAGACTGAAGACAACATGACAGCTGTGCAGCCTGAGGGAGAGGAAAACTTGTTAAATGAGACATTAACGCAGGTAGAAACACTAGAAGATGAAGCAGAGGAGGGGAATGTTTCTGAAGGCAGTTTAGTTCACAGTGAGATCTGTAAAAACATGTTAGAAGAGGCgtcttttcagcagcagcagcacagaagCAGCTGTGAAGAAGCAAATATAGAACATAACACTGATTCTTTGTTAAAATATTCCTCTGAAGGCCAGTGTGAGGATGACAAAGGTACAGGAACCACTCATGAAACAGATGAGGGAGGAGATGAGCACGAGGATAAAAGTGGCAGTTTATCTCATCCAGTGGAAATTTCTCAGGAATTACTTGACTTTGTGAATGATGCCCTCCAGTCTTATTCACTTATATTTACATATGACCATCAGGGGAATATTAGGTTAGTGCCTGAGAACGCTCGAGtcacacaaaccaaacaaagtATGATACCAAAAGCCAGAAAGGATATCACTTATGGTTTAAAATGTCTTCCAAGCCCGATCACATCTGACTTGTCTGATTACAGACCTGAGACATCAGGGAGTGGAGGATATAAAACTCAGGAGTCTGTAGACATTGCCTCAGAAAGTGGAGAAGACTCTTTGGAGAAGCCTTCTTCACTCAACACTCATTCAGCGTGTAAGACTAAGAGAACAAACGTGAAACCAACAGGTTCAAAACTGTCTGCTGCAAGCAACTCAGAAGCCTTGCACAGTTCCCAAATAAAAAGCGCAGGGAGTTTTTCATCGTGTGATGCAGAAACCATAGCTTCAAGAGAAGATCTCTCTTATTTTAGTGCTGCAAGCTCATTGAAAGCAGACActgaagctgaaacacaaaatgCACAATGCACCCCTTTTGCCCTTGAAAAAGATTCAGCTGATGGGGTTTTGATTGATCGTGGAAGATGGCTGCTAAAGGAGAACCATCTCATAAGGAAATCTCCTCCAGTTTCCCTGGGCATGTATGGTCATTTGGATAGCACATCCGTGGACACAGCTCAGGAGAACACAAGCGAGGACTCCCCGCCTTACACCAAAACCCAGCACAACCCCCTTGAAGCCTTATCCTCATCAGAGCTCGAGGAGATGGCAAAGCCTCTAAATCCAAAGTGCACCTACTTCAACATGCCTCACGGAAGTGACTCAGACCCCTTCTTAGATGACGTTAGCGTCAGGAGTGGGAAACACAACTTAAGCTGTGTGAAAGGAAAAGGCTTCAGGGTGTCACCAACTGTTGACACTTCCAAAACTTGGACAAACAGGAATGGCAGCCTGTCATCATTTGCATCAGTTGAGTTCAAAATCCCAGACAGGAAAGTGCATCCTGAGGGTGAATCCTCTGGTGTGAGACAGACAAGGAGGACATCTAATGGGGAACAAGGTGCACTACAGGCTCAGGACTCTCTGGAATCACTGCATCTGAGATGTGGACAGTATTGCCCCATACTCTGAATGCAGGATACTTTATTACACAGCAACCTGGTGCATTGTTAATATTCATGTTCTTGTATTTCTGCTagacaaagatttattttacttaatatCCATTAACAGGAACCTCATAGATCTGTGCTGTGACTGAACGGAGTTGTGCCTCTTACTTATGTTATAATGTtgtcaaaagtatttttatatatattaactTTATTCCTGATAATATAgcagttgttttgttattattcaGAAGACATTATATGTTAATATATGGTTTATTAAACCTTTTCTCTCTCCAACTTTTCGTAACGAGTACCACCTCAGAAAATACTAAGTTTTCCAAGTACCAGCATAACAACAGACATCGAAAACTGTAGTATCTGccataaacaagcaaactgacCAATCTACTTAAATGCCCAACTTTAACCTGGCCTGACTTCAACCCTTTCAACAAACTAACTAAGGGACATATGGTACACTGATGCCTGGTCCTCCTCAGCTGGGCCATTCTTGGGTGAAGGCATCTAATGATAATGGCTAAAACACTCAATGAACCTGATTTCTACTACAGAGGATGTGTCTCAAAATTATGCTGTAATccctaaataaatgtaataatttttaCCATGTTCGCAGTTTAACTCCTGGCCAAACAATGGAGAGCTTGATTGACACGTACCAGCCCATGTCTTGCCTTTCTCTTTGGAACCACTGAGATACAAAAAGCACACCTTACGCAGCAGAAGGGTGtagtttaaaataagatttttcatgtatttgttGATGAGAACAGCACCATGTACACTGCAGTTTTGGCTCTTCCTCTGCCACGTGACAACTGAGATAACTTGAGTCAAATTCCCACTCTGTTTTCCACTCTTTTTGTTGCTACCAAGTCTGAGAGAGACTTCACTGCTGTTGTTTTGCACATTGATTCACGGCCCTTTGATTAGCAGCACTTTAAAATTGCTTACCATTTTAATTCTTATAAAGACTGTTTAAGGATGcatttttttacacactgaTTCTGCATTttgacttatttaaaaaatcgACAAGTTCAAATGCCTAGTGTATTTATTAATGAGGTCTTACTGCATTTACTCAATCTTAACACAAGTTAAAGAttagatattttattattattgtattgagagtagacagaaataaatgcattttgatgtttttgaaaacaCACATCTTCAAATGGTCTTCAGTTCTGACTTCCAAAGGGTAATGCCTCATGTTTGTCTCATAtttattaaatgattaaatggggagtgtgatctacagctctcggtTGAACGAAATGATGCAGTTGGATGTATGAAAGTGACACTTAATGAGATATTCACAGACACTGGCTTGAAATATTTGTGAACAAAGGGTATTATCTTTGAAATGGGTATAACCAGATGACGATAGGTGTTTGTTTgagaataaattattaattttcaCAATATCAAGGTACTTTTCTGACAAGTTACACATAATTATTTGGTAATGCAAATTAAAGTCCTCCAAAATGCTTTAGTTCAAgtgtttccacttcctggtcctgACCCAATCACTCCCTGGAAGCAAACTCTGCACAGAGGGAGACaaagaaaggaagagaaaagggaGCAAGAGAGGGAGGCCTTTACAAAGTGGCCATTCTGGATGCTTTCCAAGGGTTTTGCCAGTCACTATGGAGATCCGGAAAATAGGCCTTACGGTTTAATTCCTCTGTTGTTACTATGGTCCAAAGGTATCCAGTCAAAGCTCACTTCCCTGAAATGAACACACATCTCTGCTCGGCTCATTTTGCTCATCACGAGTGGAAGATGGCTGTTCtgctgaagaaaacaacaagaagacaaGAAGGTTTATGATAACAAGTAGCAGAAAAGGATCCAGATTCATTGAAACTACTTTAAAATGTACAAGAAAACGCTCTGCTTTTTAATCTGAGGTCAAAACTCCTAAATATAATCAGCAACATGTAGATTCTATTGGTggagtaaagtttatttatttatctatttttttaaagaatcttaGATTATTGCAGTTCAAGTTTGAGGTGCATTTACTGTTGTGGAGctaatctgaacatttttacatctttttgtttgtttttaatgcagtttatttttgctcttcttgttttttttttataaacagtcTTCATCCACTGCATGCTTCAGAGCTTTTCCTGCTACCCCCTGCCCAAATTAATCTCAAATTAATCTCAAAACTATTTTTGCACATCTTGCTGTAATATTAGTCTGATCCCATTGTTCCTTTGATAGGTTTACTTCCCTCAGCACCAGAAGAGGCCAAGCAGCACTTCCGTTGTTGACTGTAGGCAAAGTAATGCCTAATTAACAAGGTTTAATCAATCACTTATAAACATCTGATGTGctgtatttgctttgttttttttaagattttccAAGAGAAACTACAACTAACAAAAAGAATTAGTCAAAAATCATTCTccaattttttctttaaaatcaaatcaaaaacattaggTCTGCAGAAAGCTTTCAAGAAAGGTTTGTTAGTCATCCTAAAGCTCAAGGTGGGCCATGAATAGTTTCTGAAATCCATAAtacattttcttactttcttcCAAACATCAAGTTCTAAATGCATCTTGAAAACACAGTTAAACCACCTGACATCGACTATGTGAAGGCGAAAAATCAAGCAAAGAAAAGTCTTACTTGTGTTTTATCTTCTATGAAGAATTGATTCAAATTTCTCAAAGAAGGCTTTTTTGGAAGCCATCCAATCGAAATACTGAATAAAGGTCACTGCTTCTTGTGTAAAATGTGCTTCGCATGACATGATTATCTATGGATTTTATAGTCAAATTTATGAGATAAAACCTGACAAAGTCACATTTTGAAGTAGAATTACAGAAGTAAAGTTCAAGTAgcatatgaaaataaatgaacctTTGATAATGACCCGACTACTACACACTGACTCAATAAAGGGCCACTGGGGGCCACTGACAGGGATTTACAGCCCCTTTTTATCCCCCTAGATTTACTTCTGTCTGCTCTTTGTGGCTCACTCAGGCATATTGTGCTGCAACACTCCCACCTGTAAATCTACTTTATCTTGACCACAAAGAGGTTCAGCCGTTTATCAGaccagagaaaagagaaaataccAAACTACTTCAGCTTCACATGCATCTGTACGTTTGTAACGAACACATCACAGATTTTCTGCAAATGTTTGTGAACGCTGTATTTGTCTCTTTCTCCCTTTCATCTCTGGTAAATATTGTTGGAGACGATTGCCATGGCTACCAAGTATGCAAGTTGGTGATTCACCATCACGGGAGATGAAACAAAGGGCGCCTTTTGTTGGCGAGTGCCTGCGGTTTTGAAGTGATGACACCCAGAAACAATTTTTCAACCCCATGTCCCATAACAAGCTGACTGACCCTGACtaatgttgggttttatttgattCTCCTCGTTCAaccatttttaatcagttctcCTGTGGTGATCTCgctttgagtaaaaaaaaggactctTGGCGATGTTAGTAGAACGACCAAGCAATAAATTGCAGGTATTGACAAGAACTGGAGCTGTGTGGCACAAACTGTGGCACCAGCAAACGCGGGGCTGCAGACAGTCATTACAGCCGGCTGTCTGcattctgcagctgaagttaGGTGACAGATCAGCACTACACAATCCCTGCTCTGTCTGGGACAATCCTGGCCAACCCTAACAGAGTGGGCTCATAATGGGCCTGCATAGGAGCAGGAATTTTCATGACCCCCCCTAACCCATTGCCTCTAAGAGAGTGGTTTTCATGTGAATTTCCAGACCAAGGTTTAGAAATTCTGTGTGAGCTAATAAACATCAACGGCCTTAAggcatttgtttatgtttaccTTAAATTACTTAACTGTGTGCAGtcaattcattttgttttcattttagattttgagCTACTATAAACAATGACATTTCCAGCAAGTTTACAAAAGCTGTTGTGAAAATTAGCCTCACAATAATCAGTCAGCCTTGATACGGTAATCCAGTGATAACACATAAAAGTACACCAATTTAAAAGTcagggaggttttttttaatttaatttttttattattattatttttaagcttgAACAGTTTGTTGAGGGCttcattttagttcatttttagggcttttcagtttgccttcatttttgtttttttattctgcaattAACTGTCAGAGGAATTACTATTTCACTGCCTTTCTGTGATCATTTACGTTTAAgatttgtgtttgaatgttATAATGATAATTTATATAATCATTTATACAATATTCATAGTCTAAGCTTTAGGATATGTAAATGTGCTACAATTAACCAGTGTTAGTGGATTAtgttaaatcagtttaaacataaatgaagTATGATACTGTAATACTTTTTAAAGGCCAATAATCATTTGTTTAGATGTATAACATCTCCAAATgccacataaaataaatttaaacttttaatactAACTttggaaacagaaatatttagaagatctaaaaacaataaaaaaagaaaatacttttatctaaaataaagtCTTTCATTTACAGTCATGCTCTGCTTTCCAGAGGCAAGCATCTTGTGACCCAACACTTCATAAGGATTTTATGgtcaaaaaatgacattttcagagaTAGAAACTTagatttttatctaaaaataagTTCAAAGTTAAGTAGCTGTGCTTTAACACCTCCTGACACAACTCTTTTAGATCTCCTAatgtaactaaataaaaagatagTTGCTGCTCTcaatgcttgtttgttttagtatCTCTTTAATTATTTTCCCTGAAGGATGCCATTCTTGTTGAAATTCTGTACTTCAGCACAATGTTAAGCAAACTGTACTTcctcctttttgtgtttaaatactaatatatctgtttttaaaagaaaacattgcatttttttcaacagGTTTATTTGAACTCATAattaaaatgagtcaaaatgagttttaatttaCTCTAGGTAAActgttattgatttttaaaaagctggtgATATGTGCTCCATTGGGACAAAAAATATGAACTTCTACGGATTTTAAATTTGGGTCCAATAAtaccataaataaaacaaaagacattcTAGAAATAAGGTAACCTCTGAAACTTAACATAGGCATGTTTGAGATGCTATGCTACACATATGAATCAAAAGTAGAgtcatttaacagttttttttgttgtttgttcttctAACTCTTTAAGTGACCTAAATACTGCttaacaacttaaaaaaaactttattttgatatGAATAAGGAGGTGTGCCCAAAACATTTGACCTAAAACCCAAAGCTTTTCCTTGAAATGtaacttgttcttttttatcaaaatgttccAGTTCGCTCAAAATACAGTCCTTCCCCTTGAATGCCCCACAGATCAGAGCAGCTCTGTCTTTGTCACGGGGTTCttctccaaaacaaacattttggtgaatttgaatgaaaatctTTCATCAGGGCCCACATTCCACCATCAGACACACCAGCTCTGCCACGCCCAGACTGGGATTGACACTCTTCCTCCACCTGCTGGGTGTGCTGCAGCCTCTGCTGCTGACGACCGCCCAGTTTCAAGGGATGGATCCACAGCTGTCTCTGATGCTACTGGCTGCTCACTTTTCAGTGTCTCTACTGCAGCTTCTGCCTGctctgcttgttgttgttgcaaaCACAATCCAGTCTTCTGAGCATTTTTCTTGCGACTTGCCATCCCACTTCTGACACCAACTGTCACAGGGTTCTTCTCCAAAAAATGTTTGGGAACTTGAATGAAAATCCTCAAACAAGAATCACTGGCAAGCCTAACAAATTTCATCTCATGACAGCATGTATTTTCTCTTCATCCAAAAATTGGGAAATCACCTCCTTACAAGCTTATTGAAAAACCCCTCTCTCTTCTCTGTAACCACTTAACTAACACTCTCTGACTGCCTGACACAGGCAGCTCCTGTTAAATCTATAGCTCCTCCCATCAAGCACAACATTTCATCACTTAtcatcagaaaatatttttacatttcttttaagtacatttgatttaaacaaatataattttaataatttagttcactctctctctcttccaaacaccatataaataaactaaaaagaataatgaaaacaaaatcaattagCACAAACTCACATGATCACGAAAACATcctattttacaaaaaaaaaactttcctgaACTTCCTGAATAAGCAAAGGGGAGAGGACTGAAGTATGACATGGCTCTATATGTATGTGATgatggtggtgtgtgtgtgttctgactGTAAAGCGCTCTTTCTGTATCAGTGCACATGCACTTTAAGACAGAAACTACAAGGTGACAGAACTGTgctgattaaagtttgatggA contains:
- the LOC108232871 gene encoding oxygen-regulated protein 1, with product MSSTPVQAPPAPGLPSGSGQTLPSQPFLPTSDPSASKRVCFYRSGDYKFGGHRMIITARTFKTFDSLLDALSKKVPLPFGVRTITTPRGTHLVRALEDLQDGGAYVCSDQKRVKPLNLDEVNRRQVPWNTTRPVSARKRKRQELRLGQFSRRNDATNRPAKITERVAVRTPKKLEVLKNRDPSVKRTFVLQRRTAPTFDALLDYLSQILQFPVLKLYSTDGRRVDGLAALILCSGVVVAAGNEPFRLGNYNFQRTSQTAQILFVEDVEPPKLQHRIVKNKSFSSGRRSRNFSLSSEQYIVNQINKSQNGSLNGYLHHPKGPVDTDVGQHHSPMETCETGRGDNEHSAHIVPQDDDIEKSFCVNPDGSMTVEMKVRLTIKEEEMLYWTTTLSRSSFSKRAVCASVSGSRNNSPDSNNAVAKDSSSIQEDETKEENCHDGAVSFNENYTATTLGKAKTKFKRTPTPGPRHVNEKASVENVKVVTETGVQESTMGHYSYMERTEDGETTEEYCIVRHSSSSSNMPIPKPRRTASSEMSNKRSSIRTSEAAEVLQIQNDRMEVTETVMHIYESQGCYDNYVANEEYSADGAESKRTTDSRAHSSSNDCDIDCNWQPPTVESLQRQREEMLSLSSELESLTHQVTNNPSAVTESGAVNTQITEKVKTDITPKRIKKKKTMKPDGNQRSSASTSSTDKTHKEISASKHSKTASSDKLSSDASKKSLNSSGNSRNGLKSKEAEKKAEKSQSKKSIKDDKMQKKDSALLVHSGNGKITSPKRKNTNRAPAKDNSHNLNTPTGRPQMKKNMSNVLQTKKSPSSSTKTIKRPKSLTEYRLSPPKMNVELSDSGSIPSLDPSPSEIHQYVENWLEKVSTDPVPYTEEVDTDEAESKSKVVFKIGDDSESDETVAHQTNLQTNVGDAMKKSSSCLSVPHFHEGLPTSLLHSEQEVRGLSVSMPSVRVDPVNTENRLRSHKSAEAIGPNDGEMPSSNILSPKDTIKPVLRQLCSSIQCIRRASTSNPTPTLQNSSSLPNFSTQVASVFGSSCKAFLSFLSVVSLRDGLKGSTPGEGDQSRTTSEAMLMMESLQKISAIEDEDEQRASLTDLQSRASSQFRERWKDFQLLRERLESEPLSPRVSETEFALDVVSEGGDLFEDQQLGIDELMEELNMPQDLREEIASTIQHTKSFYPVEESTFVETIKSLSDSEEDVEQFISEYKDETKLSPELESAAENINETKRENSEPDEAQEFHTEEDEPLKYEEDEVEEIVKIKDYQDTKSIHADEKIEKEESKREEDEVGVDIEKEEKGEKQEEWEEEKSSDWESVEKVEEGTEEDMTGDEEIIKDRLEELNKEGPGEKDERLVDEETGNEDTDEREGTDVTMEEDSEEKDQDEEDETETITDEGQEKGGSSEEVEENSEEGEQDEAETLINEREEKEGKDSCSEDVEEEEHSAEEEPEEDEEYRAEAFINERESEEGEDSCCEDVEEEEHSAEEEPDQEQRYHEGDRVETLTNEREEEEGEDSCCEDIKEEENSVGKCEEKQVCNEDDKAETISNEREGEEERYFIEEAKEEMQEVTEGMRKVVDEKHEDENTEEYRETDEDVVEEAIEERNTKSEDDVEGKEKGERRPKGVSEENSTEDEEEGSEQKEENDTEINTDEEKCDQVEDDRNVLEKESAEEEELNKLETEDNMTAVQPEGEENLLNETLTQVETLEDEAEEGNVSEGSLVHSEICKNMLEEASFQQQQHRSSCEEANIEHNTDSLLKYSSEGQCEDDKGTGTTHETDEGGDEHEDKSGSLSHPVEISQELLDFVNDALQSYSLIFTYDHQGNIRLVPENARVTQTKQSMIPKARKDITYGLKCLPSPITSDLSDYRPETSGSGGYKTQESVDIASESGEDSLEKPSSLNTHSACKTKRTNVKPTGSKLSAASNSEALHSSQIKSAGSFSSCDAETIASREDLSYFSAASSLKADTEAETQNAQCTPFALEKDSADGVLIDRGRWLLKENHLIRKSPPVSLGMYGHLDSTSVDTAQENTSEDSPPYTKTQHNPLEALSSSELEEMAKPLNPKCTYFNMPHGSDSDPFLDDVSVRSGKHNLSCVKGKGFRVSPTVDTSKTWTNRNGSLSSFASVEFKIPDRKVHPEGESSGVRQTRRTSNGEQGALQAQDSLESLHLRCGQYCPIL